One genomic region from Epinephelus fuscoguttatus linkage group LG6, E.fuscoguttatus.final_Chr_v1 encodes:
- the gltpa gene encoding glycolipid transfer protein — protein sequence MALLMEHQFRQMPADRQVETRPFLEAVSYLPPFFDCLGSTIFAPIKADISGNITKIKAVYDTNPGRFKTLQQILEAEKEMHGAEWPKVGATLALMWLKRGLRFIQVFLQSLVDGEKDESNPNLIRVNVTKAYEIALKKYHGWFVQQLFKAALFAAPHKTDFLRALSKGRDVKEEECLEKIRKFLINFTATVDAIYEMYNKLNADLDYKV from the exons ATGGCTCTGCTAATGGAGCACCAGTTCAGGCAGATGCCagctgacagacaggtggaaACAAGACCGTTTCTGGAGGCTGTGTCATACCTTCCACCCTTCTTTG ACTGCCTTGGCTCCACCATTTTTGCCCCAATAAAGGCAGACATATCTGGGAACATCACA AAAATCAAGGCTGTTTATGACACCAACCCAGGACGGTTCAAGACACTCCAGCAGATTTTGGAGGCGGAGAAGGAAATGCATGGAGCAGAATGGCCCAAAGTTGGAGCAACGTTGGCACTTATGTGGCTAAAAAG GGGTCTACGGTTTATTCAAGTCTTCCTACAGAGTCTGGTGGACGGTGAAAAGGATGAAAGCAACCCAAACCTCATTCGAGTCAATGTCACTAAAGCCTATGAGATAGCCCTGAAAAAGTATCATGGCTGGTTCGTGCAGCAGCTCTTCAAG GCAGCTCTTTTCGCTGCTCCACATAAGACAGATTTCCTGAGGGCCCTCTCCAAGGGCCGCGACGTCAAGGAAGAGGAATGCTTGGAAAAAATCCGAAAATTCCTCATTAACTTCACTGCCACCGTTGACGCTATTTATGAGATGTACAATAAGCTGAATGCTGATCTTGATTATAAAGTGTGA